In Neorhizobium galegae, the following proteins share a genomic window:
- the lysS gene encoding lysine--tRNA ligase, translating into MTENTTETALSSDATQVRAQKLALLREKIGDVYPAHFHRTMTNAELAEKYKNLEADVETQDIVTVAGRVYSSRNSGMFMDIHDASGKVQIFSHKDTTPQEARDLLPMIDIGDIIGVTGVVRRTKRGELTINAQNITMLTKSLLPMPEKWHGLSDVELRYRKRHLDIMTNEESKLRFQQRSRIVSGIRRFMENDGFMEVETPMLHSVYGGATAEPFKTHHNTLKLDMYLRIAPELFLKRTLVSGLTDKVFEINRNFRNEGVSTRHNPEFTMMECYWAYADYEDIMDLVERLFSTLAMTIHGTTEVKFGDKELSFKGPFKRVPMPDAVKEATGIDFLAMKTDEEARIAAKAAGFAVEKDWTWGECLAFIFEEKVEGTLIQPSHVTHFPKDISPFAKEVPGEPRLVERFETYCNAWELGNAFSELNDPEEQRKRMVEQLEQAHARGEKDKQLDDEFLDAIDQGMPPAGGLGIGVDRLVMLLTDSPSIRDVILFPARRAKAD; encoded by the coding sequence ATGACCGAGAACACGACCGAAACCGCCCTCTCCTCCGACGCCACCCAGGTGCGCGCCCAGAAACTCGCTCTGCTGCGCGAAAAGATCGGCGACGTCTATCCGGCGCATTTCCACCGCACCATGACCAATGCGGAATTGGCCGAGAAATACAAGAACCTGGAAGCGGACGTCGAGACGCAGGATATCGTCACCGTCGCCGGCCGGGTCTATTCCTCGCGCAATTCCGGCATGTTCATGGATATCCATGACGCGTCGGGCAAGGTGCAGATCTTCTCCCACAAGGACACCACGCCGCAGGAAGCGCGCGACCTGCTGCCGATGATCGACATCGGCGACATTATCGGCGTCACCGGCGTCGTGCGCCGCACCAAGCGCGGCGAGCTCACCATCAACGCCCAGAACATCACCATGCTCACCAAGTCGCTGCTCCCCATGCCGGAAAAGTGGCACGGCCTGTCGGACGTCGAGCTGCGTTACCGCAAGCGCCATCTCGACATCATGACCAACGAGGAGTCGAAGCTCCGCTTCCAGCAGCGCAGCCGCATCGTCTCCGGCATCCGTCGCTTCATGGAAAACGACGGTTTCATGGAAGTCGAGACACCGATGCTGCATTCGGTCTATGGCGGCGCCACCGCCGAGCCCTTCAAGACCCACCACAACACGCTGAAGCTCGACATGTACCTGCGCATCGCGCCGGAACTGTTCTTGAAGCGCACTCTGGTTTCGGGCCTCACCGACAAGGTGTTCGAGATCAACCGCAATTTTCGTAACGAAGGCGTCTCGACCAGGCACAATCCTGAATTCACGATGATGGAGTGTTACTGGGCCTATGCCGATTACGAGGACATCATGGACCTCGTCGAGCGCCTGTTCTCGACGCTCGCCATGACCATCCACGGCACGACCGAAGTGAAGTTCGGCGACAAGGAACTCTCCTTCAAAGGCCCGTTCAAGCGCGTGCCAATGCCCGACGCCGTCAAGGAAGCCACCGGCATCGACTTCCTTGCCATGAAGACCGACGAGGAAGCCCGCATCGCCGCCAAGGCCGCCGGTTTCGCGGTCGAGAAGGACTGGACCTGGGGCGAATGCCTCGCCTTCATCTTCGAGGAAAAGGTCGAGGGCACACTGATCCAGCCAAGCCACGTCACCCACTTCCCGAAGGACATCTCGCCCTTCGCCAAGGAAGTCCCGGGCGAACCGCGCCTCGTCGAACGCTTCGAGACCTATTGCAACGCCTGGGAACTGGGCAACGCGTTTTCCGAACTCAACGATCCGGAAGAACAGCGCAAGCGCATGGTCGAGCAGCTCGAACAGGCCCATGCCCGCGGCGAGAAGGACAAGCAGCTCGACGACGAGTTCCTGGACGCGATCGACCAGGGCATGCCCCCTGCCGGCGGCCTCGGCATCGGCGTCGACCGTCTGGTCATGCTGCTGACGGATTCACCGTCCATCCGCGATGTCATCCTGTTCCCGGCGCGCCGCGCCAAGGCGGATTGA
- a CDS encoding putative immunity protein: MIIELSLAELREVTGYAAACGRSALAIFERERPEDPRPWDAINAAQDFADGGRRTKTLRDRAWGAQRAAHEARDAGKAAASEAALAALAAAGAAFLHPLAKAAQVKHILGSAAHAARAFELAAQENPAGEASHMAQTPIRPHPVVVDVLKRYPAAPTGGGRVGELVRQLDASLRQAE; the protein is encoded by the coding sequence TTGATCATCGAACTCAGCCTGGCGGAGCTCCGCGAGGTCACTGGTTATGCGGCAGCGTGCGGTCGATCCGCATTGGCGATCTTCGAACGTGAACGCCCCGAGGACCCGCGCCCATGGGACGCGATCAATGCTGCGCAGGATTTCGCCGACGGAGGCCGCCGGACCAAAACGCTCCGGGACCGCGCCTGGGGCGCGCAACGGGCCGCTCATGAAGCCCGCGACGCCGGAAAGGCCGCCGCGAGCGAGGCCGCCCTCGCGGCGCTGGCGGCAGCCGGGGCGGCCTTCCTCCACCCGCTGGCGAAGGCGGCTCAGGTCAAGCACATCCTCGGATCGGCCGCTCACGCCGCGCGCGCGTTTGAACTCGCCGCCCAAGAGAACCCCGCTGGCGAAGCTAGCCATATGGCGCAAACACCGATCCGTCCGCATCCAGTAGTGGTGGACGTCCTCAAGCGTTATCCGGCCGCTCCAACTGGCGGCGGACGGGTCGGCGAACTGGTCCGTCAGCTCGATGCTTCGCTCCGACAAGCTGAATAG
- a CDS encoding MarR family winged helix-turn-helix transcriptional regulator, which produces MPNDTCHCILLRKASRKVSSYYDEALAPLGVNIGQFSLLRNINRLAPISLTDLAVQVELDRSTVGRNAKVLERMGLVAIGHGEDQREAMLTVAPKGAAILKQGAPLWDGVQDDIEARLGAEKTRQLQELLAAL; this is translated from the coding sequence ATGCCGAACGACACCTGCCACTGCATTCTGCTGCGCAAGGCCTCCCGAAAGGTCTCGTCTTACTACGACGAGGCCCTGGCGCCGCTCGGCGTCAACATCGGGCAGTTCAGCCTGCTGCGCAACATCAACCGGCTGGCGCCTATCTCGCTGACCGATCTCGCCGTCCAGGTGGAACTGGACCGGTCGACGGTCGGCCGCAATGCCAAGGTGCTGGAGCGCATGGGACTGGTGGCAATCGGCCATGGCGAGGACCAGCGCGAGGCGATGCTGACGGTGGCGCCCAAGGGTGCGGCGATTCTGAAGCAGGGCGCGCCCCTTTGGGACGGCGTCCAGGACGACATCGAAGCCCGGCTCGGGGCCGAGAAAACCAGACAATTGCAGGAGCTGCTCGCAGCCCTCTGA
- a CDS encoding MFS transporter: MISNRAAQWMAVRNLHYGWVVAITTFLTMLATAGAMGSAGVMIQPLHQEFGWDIADISSAMAVRLVLFGLLGPFAAAFMNHFGVRQVVTFALALIMSGIVLSLFMTQVWQLVALWGVVIGVGTGMTALVLGATVATRWFSKSRGLVVGLMTASNATGQLVFLPLLAAMTEAYGWRTALIFTVVVISAAMLLVLLLMRDYPSDVGLPAYGETAVTPAPKQDHKFLATLYSPIGALRHASTSGTFWVLFGTFFVCGLSTNGLIQTHWISICGDFGMAAVSAAGTLAVIGIFDFFGTIFAGWLSDRYDNRWLLFWFYGLRGLSLVYLSLSGFSFVELSVFAIFYGLDWVATVPPTVKLAAAEFGRERAGLIFGWVFAGHQIGAATAAFGAGFLKSDFNTYMPALQIAGVMCMIAAVSVLLLRKPGAAKLVPQPA, encoded by the coding sequence ATGATCTCCAATCGCGCCGCCCAATGGATGGCAGTCAGAAACCTGCACTATGGATGGGTGGTCGCCATCACCACATTCCTGACCATGCTGGCGACCGCCGGCGCCATGGGTTCGGCCGGCGTGATGATCCAGCCGCTGCATCAGGAGTTTGGCTGGGATATCGCCGACATCTCCTCGGCCATGGCCGTCCGCCTCGTGCTTTTCGGCCTGCTCGGACCGTTCGCCGCCGCCTTCATGAACCATTTCGGCGTCCGCCAGGTGGTCACCTTCGCTCTGGCTCTGATCATGAGCGGCATTGTCCTGTCGTTGTTCATGACGCAGGTCTGGCAGCTCGTGGCGCTCTGGGGCGTGGTGATCGGCGTCGGCACCGGCATGACGGCCCTGGTCCTCGGCGCGACGGTCGCGACCCGCTGGTTTTCCAAGAGCCGCGGCCTTGTCGTCGGCCTCATGACCGCCAGCAACGCCACGGGCCAGCTCGTCTTCCTACCGCTGCTCGCCGCCATGACGGAAGCCTACGGCTGGCGCACCGCACTCATCTTTACGGTCGTCGTCATCTCCGCCGCGATGCTGCTGGTCCTGCTCCTGATGCGCGACTATCCGTCCGATGTCGGCCTGCCGGCCTATGGCGAGACCGCAGTGACGCCAGCGCCGAAGCAGGACCACAAGTTCCTGGCGACGCTCTATTCGCCGATCGGCGCGCTGCGTCACGCCTCGACCAGCGGCACATTCTGGGTTCTGTTCGGCACGTTTTTCGTCTGCGGCCTCTCGACAAACGGGCTTATCCAGACCCACTGGATCTCGATCTGCGGCGATTTCGGCATGGCTGCGGTTTCCGCCGCCGGCACGCTCGCTGTGATCGGCATCTTCGACTTCTTCGGCACCATCTTCGCCGGCTGGCTGTCGGACCGCTACGACAATCGCTGGCTGCTGTTCTGGTTCTACGGCCTGCGCGGCTTGTCGCTGGTCTACCTCTCCCTCTCGGGCTTCAGCTTCGTCGAGTTGTCGGTCTTCGCGATCTTCTACGGCCTCGACTGGGTGGCAACCGTGCCGCCGACCGTGAAGCTCGCCGCCGCCGAATTCGGCCGCGAACGGGCCGGCCTGATCTTCGGCTGGGTGTTTGCCGGCCATCAGATCGGTGCGGCCACCGCTGCCTTCGGTGCCGGGTTCCTGAAGAGCGACTTCAACACCTATATGCCGGCCCTGCAGATCGCCGGCGTGATGTGCATGATCGCCGCGGTCTCCGTCCTGCTGCTGCGCAAGCCGGGCGCTGCCAAGCTGGTGCCGCAGCCGGCCTGA
- a CDS encoding class I SAM-dependent methyltransferase, whose translation MSSITSGNAVQYADSSRLAARGRLNREYTIAETGWFPWVARQLPLREGDRVLDIGCGPAWFWASVSNDIPEDLDLTLADQSSGMVEEALARCMPLPFGSVAGHQAEAAAMPFENGSFDVVIAMHMLYHLPDPAAGIAEMFRVLKPGGFLAVTTNGMGNMRGIYELTTVFGSEPFDPSAAVFGYDKAEELMRARFGDVAFAQHPARMRITEPEDVFLALTSYPPGDSADEAQLDAFRQAIAAAFERGHGVLEVEKETGLFISRKPI comes from the coding sequence ATGTCATCGATCACTTCGGGCAACGCCGTTCAATATGCCGACAGCAGCAGGCTCGCTGCTCGCGGACGCCTCAACAGGGAATATACGATCGCCGAAACCGGCTGGTTTCCCTGGGTTGCGCGACAACTGCCCCTGCGGGAGGGCGACCGCGTCCTGGATATCGGCTGCGGCCCGGCCTGGTTCTGGGCATCCGTCAGCAACGATATACCTGAAGATCTCGACCTCACGCTTGCCGATCAGTCCTCCGGAATGGTGGAAGAGGCCCTCGCGCGCTGCATGCCCCTGCCCTTCGGATCGGTCGCGGGCCATCAGGCGGAAGCCGCCGCCATGCCCTTCGAGAACGGCAGTTTCGATGTCGTCATCGCCATGCACATGCTCTACCACCTCCCCGATCCGGCAGCCGGCATCGCGGAAATGTTCCGGGTGCTGAAGCCGGGAGGTTTTCTCGCCGTCACCACCAATGGCATGGGCAACATGCGCGGGATCTACGAACTCACCACCGTTTTCGGCAGCGAGCCGTTCGATCCGAGCGCGGCCGTCTTCGGATACGACAAGGCCGAGGAGCTGATGCGTGCGAGGTTCGGCGATGTCGCCTTTGCGCAGCACCCCGCAAGAATGCGGATCACGGAGCCGGAGGACGTGTTTCTGGCGCTGACTTCCTACCCGCCCGGCGACAGCGCGGACGAGGCTCAATTGGACGCGTTCCGGCAAGCAATCGCCGCCGCATTCGAGCGCGGCCACGGCGTGCTCGAAGTGGAGAAGGAAACCGGCCTGTTCATCAGCAGAAAGCCGATCTGA
- the tal gene encoding transaldolase, producing MTSKLEQLRSMTTVVADTGDIEAVARLKPVDCTTNPTIVLKALGTPIFADKVKEAIAWGRKQSGTPDAVVSAVADRLAITVGAALSELVPGRVSTEVDADLSFDTEASIAKARQIIASYKERGIERDRILIKLASTWEGIRAAEVLQKEGIDCNLTLLFSQAQAIACAEAKVFLISPFVGRILDWYKKSTGQDYTAETDPGVVSVRAIYNYYKANGIKTIVMGASFRNAGEIEALAGCDRLTISPALLDELDKDTGKLERKLVPETFNAEPLQSLDEKAFRWMMNEDAMATEKLSEGIRAFAKDLASLRQMVKKELTLAAA from the coding sequence ATGACGTCTAAACTAGAGCAGCTTCGTTCCATGACCACGGTCGTTGCCGATACCGGCGACATCGAGGCGGTCGCCCGCCTGAAGCCCGTGGATTGCACCACCAACCCGACCATCGTCCTGAAGGCGCTCGGCACGCCCATCTTCGCCGACAAGGTCAAGGAAGCGATCGCCTGGGGCCGCAAGCAGTCCGGCACTCCGGACGCCGTCGTGTCCGCCGTGGCCGACCGCCTGGCGATCACCGTCGGTGCCGCCTTGTCCGAGCTGGTCCCGGGCCGCGTTTCGACCGAAGTCGATGCCGACCTTTCCTTCGACACCGAAGCGTCGATTGCCAAGGCCCGCCAGATCATTGCCTCCTACAAGGAGCGCGGCATCGAGCGCGACCGCATCCTCATCAAGCTCGCCTCCACCTGGGAAGGCATCCGCGCCGCGGAAGTGCTGCAGAAGGAAGGCATCGACTGCAACCTGACGCTTCTCTTCAGTCAGGCCCAGGCGATCGCCTGCGCCGAAGCGAAAGTGTTCCTGATCTCGCCCTTCGTCGGCCGCATTCTCGACTGGTACAAGAAGTCGACCGGCCAGGACTACACCGCCGAGACCGATCCGGGCGTCGTGTCCGTCCGCGCCATCTACAATTACTACAAGGCGAATGGCATCAAGACGATCGTCATGGGTGCCTCCTTCCGCAATGCCGGCGAAATCGAAGCGCTGGCCGGCTGCGACCGCCTGACGATCAGCCCGGCTCTGCTCGACGAGCTCGACAAGGACACCGGCAAGCTAGAGCGCAAGCTCGTGCCGGAAACATTCAATGCGGAGCCCTTGCAGTCGCTCGACGAAAAGGCCTTCCGCTGGATGATGAACGAGGACGCCATGGCGACCGAAAAGCTCTCCGAAGGCATCCGCGCCTTCGCCAAGGACCTCGCGTCGCTGCGCCAGATGGTCAAGAAGGAACTGACCCTCGCGGCCGCCTGA
- a CDS encoding sugar-binding transcriptional regulator — MARLRRETHTAYSEAASMRLRAAWLYYNQGLTQKDVAERLGLSRSTVIRLLDEAMKRSEVQIWISEGIDTCVELAIRLEKAYGLDEAVVVPAPRDNSAAALASSVGLALGQFLSEVVQDDMTIGVGWGRTMTASLGSFRPPRRKNCKVVSLLGGIVAVHQTNPIDYTWRFAGQLGAECYMFLAPLLVDSVKTKRALIEECGLKTIYDLAENLDLAVVSCGDIGLHSTSLSEGFISKAELDRLIAAGCVCDTMFNFLDEEGRSVDHKLNERVMSVDLDTLRKARHIVLSSGGAHRAVAIRATIRRVGCHTLITDETAAKELLRLNDASESAQGAA; from the coding sequence TTGGCTAGGCTCAGACGCGAGACCCATACCGCCTATTCCGAAGCCGCCTCCATGCGGCTGCGCGCGGCGTGGCTTTATTATAACCAGGGATTGACGCAGAAAGATGTCGCCGAACGGTTGGGCTTGAGCCGCTCGACGGTGATCCGCCTGCTCGACGAGGCCATGAAGCGCTCCGAGGTCCAGATCTGGATCAGCGAAGGCATCGACACCTGCGTCGAACTGGCGATCCGCCTGGAAAAGGCCTACGGGCTCGACGAGGCCGTGGTCGTACCGGCGCCGCGCGACAACAGCGCTGCGGCGCTCGCCAGCTCGGTCGGCCTGGCGCTCGGGCAGTTCCTCTCCGAAGTGGTGCAGGACGACATGACCATCGGCGTCGGCTGGGGCCGCACCATGACTGCCTCGCTCGGCAGCTTTCGCCCGCCGCGGCGGAAAAACTGCAAGGTCGTGTCGCTGCTCGGCGGCATCGTCGCGGTGCACCAGACCAATCCGATCGATTACACCTGGCGCTTCGCCGGCCAGCTCGGCGCCGAATGCTACATGTTCCTGGCACCGCTCTTGGTCGATTCGGTCAAGACCAAACGGGCGCTGATCGAGGAATGCGGGCTGAAGACCATCTACGACCTCGCCGAAAACCTCGACCTTGCGGTGGTGAGCTGCGGCGACATCGGGCTGCATTCCACCTCCCTGTCGGAAGGATTCATCTCCAAGGCAGAGCTCGACCGGCTGATTGCGGCCGGCTGCGTCTGCGACACGATGTTCAACTTTCTCGACGAGGAAGGCCGCTCTGTGGATCACAAGCTGAACGAGCGGGTGATGTCGGTGGATCTGGATACGCTGAGGAAGGCCAGGCACATCGTGCTGTCGTCGGGCGGCGCCCATCGGGCCGTGGCGATCCGGGCCACGATCCGCAGGGTCGGGTGCCATACGCTGATTACCGATGAGACGGCGGCAAAGGAGTTGTTGCGGCTGAACGACGCCTCCGAGAGCGCACAAGGGGCGGCCTGA
- a CDS encoding PilZ domain-containing protein: protein MHERRHQRSKSFLGAKIIFNGDHSTFDCIVKEISAGGALIKIENALSVPESFGLALSDGRHFECEVRWRRINSLGVEFLTAA, encoded by the coding sequence GTGCATGAGCGCAGACACCAGAGATCGAAAAGCTTTCTAGGCGCCAAGATCATCTTCAATGGCGATCATTCGACCTTCGACTGCATCGTGAAGGAAATTTCGGCCGGCGGCGCGTTGATCAAGATCGAGAATGCCTTGTCCGTGCCGGAAAGCTTCGGCCTCGCCTTGTCAGATGGCCGACATTTCGAATGCGAAGTCCGCTGGCGGCGGATCAATTCCCTCGGAGTAGAGTTCCTGACCGCTGCCTGA
- a CDS encoding methylated-DNA--[protein]-cysteine S-methyltransferase produces the protein MNALAQISSPPVDVTPDGSDYETVRRVIEMITLDYRDQPSLEAIASELGQSPTQLQKVFTRWAGLSPKAFLQAITLDHAKRLLGKEELPLLEASYELGLSGPGRLHDLFVTHEAMSPGEWKARGGGLTIRYGFHPSPFGEALVMATDRGLSGLAFADLGHEQAALDDMMRRWPNAEYVPDQEMTAPYVGRVFDRANWSCDQPLKVVLIGTDFQVRVWQSLLKIPFGKAVTYSDVANDIGQPTASRAVGAAVGANPISFVVPCHRALGKSGALTGYHWGLTRKRAILGWEAGNA, from the coding sequence ATGAATGCTCTCGCCCAGATCAGTTCGCCGCCCGTCGACGTGACACCCGATGGCTCCGACTATGAAACCGTTCGCCGCGTCATCGAGATGATCACGCTCGACTACCGTGACCAGCCGTCGCTCGAGGCCATTGCGTCGGAACTCGGCCAGTCGCCGACCCAGCTCCAGAAGGTGTTCACGCGCTGGGCCGGGCTGTCGCCCAAGGCTTTTCTGCAGGCCATCACCCTCGATCATGCCAAGCGCCTGCTCGGCAAGGAGGAACTGCCGCTGCTCGAAGCCTCCTATGAGCTCGGCCTCTCCGGTCCCGGCCGCCTTCACGACCTGTTCGTCACCCACGAGGCGATGTCGCCCGGCGAATGGAAGGCGCGCGGCGGCGGCCTGACGATCCGCTACGGTTTCCACCCGTCGCCCTTCGGCGAGGCACTGGTCATGGCGACCGACCGCGGACTTTCGGGGCTCGCCTTTGCCGATCTCGGCCATGAACAGGCGGCGCTTGACGACATGATGCGCCGCTGGCCGAATGCCGAATATGTTCCCGACCAGGAGATGACGGCGCCCTATGTCGGCCGCGTCTTCGACCGTGCGAACTGGTCCTGCGACCAGCCGCTGAAAGTTGTGCTCATCGGCACCGACTTCCAGGTCCGCGTCTGGCAGAGCCTCTTGAAGATCCCGTTCGGCAAGGCCGTCACCTATTCCGACGTCGCCAACGATATCGGCCAGCCGACCGCCAGCCGCGCCGTGGGTGCGGCGGTCGGGGCGAACCCGATCTCGTTCGTGGTTCCCTGTCATCGGGCGCTCGGCAAGAGCGGGGCGCTCACCGGCTATCACTGGGGGCTGACGCGCAAGCGGGCGATCCTGGGCTGGGAAGCGGGAAACGCGTAA
- a CDS encoding DUF2244 domain-containing protein, producing the protein MDVSEEQPVFAAELTPYRSLGRTGFRVVLVLTGGICLLYGGFFLITGAYPIGFFFGLDFLGLYIALKMSYRSGRAREEVTVSRSNLSIRKFSPTGRVVEHRFNPFWARFNVRRHDEFGITSMYVTGEGRGTDIGSFLNPDDRESFAKAFRGALATVRQRV; encoded by the coding sequence GTGGACGTTTCCGAGGAACAGCCCGTTTTCGCAGCCGAACTGACGCCCTACCGTTCGCTCGGCAGGACGGGCTTTCGCGTCGTGCTGGTGCTGACAGGCGGCATCTGCCTTCTCTATGGCGGCTTTTTCCTGATCACCGGCGCCTATCCTATCGGCTTCTTCTTCGGGCTCGATTTCCTCGGTCTCTACATCGCGCTGAAGATGAGCTACCGCTCTGGCCGCGCGCGCGAGGAAGTGACTGTCTCGCGCAGCAATCTGTCGATCCGGAAATTCTCGCCGACGGGGCGTGTCGTGGAGCATCGCTTCAATCCGTTCTGGGCGCGCTTCAACGTCCGCCGCCACGACGAGTTCGGCATAACCTCCATGTATGTGACGGGCGAGGGGCGCGGCACCGATATCGGCTCCTTCCTCAATCCGGACGATCGGGAAAGTTTCGCCAAGGCCTTCAGAGGAGCCCTGGCAACCGTCAGGCAGCGGGTTTAG
- the nth gene encoding endonuclease III produces MATPKIKSKTSTPQKSNHTPERKAAPRPATKPKRFKSAYTKAEMEEIFRRFSVQRPEPKGELEHVNPFTLVVAVALSAQATDAGVNKATRALFKIADTPEKMLALGEEGVTQYIKTIGLYRNKAKNVIALCRMLIDEFGSEVPRTREELIRLPGVGRKTANVVMSMAFGVPTLAVDTHVFRIANRLLMAPGKTPDAVEENLLKVIPDQYLFHAHHWLILHGRYCCKARKPECERCVIADLCRSPEKTIDVPAPLVELPQQLIGEAVE; encoded by the coding sequence ATGGCGACTCCAAAGATCAAATCCAAAACCAGCACCCCGCAAAAGTCAAATCACACGCCCGAGCGCAAGGCCGCACCCCGGCCGGCGACCAAGCCGAAGCGCTTCAAATCCGCCTACACCAAGGCGGAAATGGAAGAGATTTTTCGCCGCTTTTCGGTACAGCGGCCGGAGCCGAAGGGTGAACTGGAGCACGTGAACCCGTTCACGCTGGTGGTGGCGGTGGCACTGTCCGCCCAGGCGACCGACGCGGGCGTCAACAAGGCGACGAGGGCGCTCTTCAAGATCGCCGATACGCCCGAAAAGATGCTCGCCCTCGGGGAGGAAGGCGTCACCCAATATATCAAGACGATCGGGCTCTACCGCAACAAGGCGAAGAACGTCATCGCGCTCTGTCGCATGCTGATCGACGAGTTCGGCTCCGAAGTGCCGAGGACGCGCGAAGAGCTGATCCGCCTGCCGGGCGTCGGCCGCAAGACGGCGAATGTGGTGATGTCGATGGCCTTCGGCGTGCCGACGCTGGCGGTCGACACGCATGTCTTCCGCATCGCCAACCGGCTCTTGATGGCGCCGGGCAAGACGCCCGACGCGGTCGAGGAAAACCTCTTGAAGGTGATCCCAGACCAGTATCTCTTCCACGCCCACCACTGGCTGATCCTGCACGGCCGTTACTGCTGCAAGGCGCGAAAGCCCGAATGCGAGCGCTGCGTCATCGCCGATCTCTGCCGCTCGCCGGAAAAGACCATCGACGTGCCGGCGCCGCTTGTGGAATTGCCGCAGCAGCTAATCGGCGAGGCTGTCGAGTAG
- a CDS encoding sulfate transporter family protein — protein MILDAARLSLANLFSPETRSVFWKTLGLTALVLIGLWFALREVFILYAWPWFAGFFPDLPDWAGWLTLFAAIAAGIGLALALALLIAPITALIAGLFLDDVAEVVEKRDYPNDAPGKAMPLAQAIIGSIQFLGVVIVGNIVALFLLFIPGINLIAFFVVNGYLLGREFFEFAAMRFRTPAEARAFRSKHSSTVFLAGLLIACFLAVPIVNLLTPLFAAGLMVHLHKAVSKRDPGFKL, from the coding sequence ATGATACTCGACGCCGCACGCCTTTCGCTCGCCAACCTGTTTTCCCCCGAAACCCGTTCCGTGTTCTGGAAGACACTGGGTCTCACCGCGCTTGTGCTGATCGGTCTGTGGTTCGCGCTCCGCGAAGTCTTCATCCTTTATGCCTGGCCGTGGTTCGCGGGCTTTTTCCCGGACCTGCCGGATTGGGCGGGTTGGTTGACCCTGTTTGCGGCGATTGCTGCCGGCATCGGACTGGCGCTGGCGCTCGCTCTGCTGATCGCGCCGATCACGGCGCTGATCGCCGGCCTGTTCCTCGACGATGTCGCCGAAGTCGTCGAGAAGCGCGATTATCCGAACGATGCGCCCGGCAAGGCGATGCCGCTTGCCCAGGCGATCATCGGCTCGATCCAGTTTCTGGGCGTCGTCATTGTCGGCAATATCGTGGCGCTTTTCCTGCTGTTCATCCCCGGCATCAACCTGATCGCCTTCTTCGTGGTGAACGGCTATCTGCTCGGCCGGGAATTCTTCGAGTTTGCGGCGATGCGGTTTCGCACGCCCGCGGAAGCACGCGCCTTCCGCTCGAAACATTCCTCCACCGTGTTTCTGGCCGGCCTTCTGATCGCGTGTTTCCTGGCGGTCCCGATCGTCAACCTGCTGACGCCGCTGTTTGCCGCGGGCCTGATGGTGCATCTCCACAAGGCGGTCTCGAAGCGGGACCCCGGCTTCAAGCTTTAG